A genome region from Chryseobacterium sp. G0186 includes the following:
- a CDS encoding porin, which produces MGVDRRLYLSIVYVMLFMCAETIYAQDAKDSVEISVRPYASLRGHMAVYDNKMELQENASRLGMELQIKKGELGFIAGGEIQLNMFRGSNSFNVDGSLSGGFLTLESAQTQQVFGNRLGYLGLDLGKFGTLTIGKQWSVYRDVTAYTDRFNVFGARASATFIGGTDGGETGTGRADQSVIYRNHFGSLYIGGQIQARGGNNGKFIDGFGASLQYEIMDGFFAGAAYNRALLSDQLVNSGKVIGLTGLPTYFSLGTKYIGQAVDVSVVGVLQKNGDFAQGFYLDPHMGMLNSTVVFNAKGIEIFGKYKFQKFSVLAGYNLYIPDLKNTDEVSGQYGLDSGFKKNDIIIGLSYAPFKFAQIYSEQRFSMGKTATGESEKSVFTLGFRIDLSGRFSKTLDL; this is translated from the coding sequence ATGGGTGTAGATAGACGACTCTATTTATCAATAGTATATGTAATGCTTTTCATGTGTGCAGAGACAATATATGCACAAGATGCAAAAGATTCTGTAGAAATTTCGGTGAGACCTTATGCCAGTCTTCGGGGACATATGGCAGTATATGACAATAAAATGGAGCTTCAGGAAAATGCTTCCAGACTCGGTATGGAACTTCAGATTAAAAAAGGAGAGTTGGGGTTCATTGCAGGAGGAGAAATTCAACTGAATATGTTTCGCGGAAGTAATTCCTTTAATGTAGACGGAAGTTTATCAGGAGGATTTCTAACGCTTGAATCGGCGCAGACACAACAGGTTTTTGGGAACCGTTTAGGATATCTTGGATTGGATTTAGGTAAATTCGGGACTCTTACCATTGGGAAGCAATGGAGTGTCTATCGTGATGTTACGGCTTATACTGATCGGTTTAATGTTTTTGGTGCAAGAGCATCTGCAACATTTATCGGAGGTACAGACGGAGGAGAGACAGGAACAGGGCGTGCAGATCAATCGGTAATTTACCGCAATCATTTTGGTTCATTGTACATAGGTGGGCAGATTCAGGCAAGAGGAGGAAATAACGGAAAGTTTATAGATGGATTTGGAGCATCTCTTCAATATGAAATTATGGATGGTTTTTTTGCAGGAGCAGCCTACAATAGAGCGTTATTAAGTGATCAGCTTGTTAATAGTGGTAAAGTGATCGGGCTTACGGGGCTGCCTACTTATTTTTCTTTAGGAACCAAATATATTGGACAAGCTGTAGATGTTAGTGTTGTAGGAGTATTACAGAAAAATGGTGATTTTGCACAAGGTTTTTATCTTGATCCTCATATGGGAATGTTGAACTCTACAGTGGTTTTCAATGCTAAGGGAATAGAAATCTTTGGGAAATATAAGTTTCAGAAATTTTCTGTTCTTGCAGGGTATAACCTCTACATTCCTGATCTAAAAAATACGGATGAGGTTTCTGGGCAATACGGTCTTGATTCTGGGTTTAAAAAGAATGATATTATCATTGGACTTTCCTATGCACCTTTTAAGTTTGCACAAATATATAGTGAGCAACGATTCTCCATGGGAAAAACGGCAACAGGAGAAAGCGAGAAAAGTGTTTTTACCTTAGGGTTTAGAATTGATCTTTCCGGAAGATTTAGTAAAACACTTGATCTCTAA
- a CDS encoding tRNA-(ms[2]io[6]A)-hydroxylase — translation MFKLKLPTDPRWANIAEGNIGEILTDHAWCEQKATTNAISLINMLPEHPEIVTELIAIAQEELDHFSQVHEIIKKRGFVFGKARKDDYVNELAKFVVQGSREDLIVDKLLFAAMIEARSCERFKVLTENIKDEELKVFYKELMISEANHYTTFIGFARQLGDIEKVNKRWEEWLEYEASIIKSYGNKETIHG, via the coding sequence ATGTTTAAGTTGAAACTACCGACAGACCCAAGATGGGCAAATATTGCAGAAGGAAACATAGGAGAAATTTTAACGGATCATGCATGGTGCGAACAGAAAGCCACAACCAATGCCATCAGTTTAATCAATATGCTTCCTGAACATCCTGAAATCGTAACGGAACTTATTGCCATCGCGCAGGAAGAACTTGACCATTTCAGCCAGGTTCATGAAATCATCAAGAAGAGAGGATTTGTTTTCGGAAAAGCAAGAAAAGATGACTACGTCAATGAGCTGGCTAAGTTTGTTGTTCAGGGGAGCAGAGAAGATCTGATTGTTGACAAACTGCTTTTCGCTGCTATGATTGAAGCAAGAAGCTGTGAAAGATTCAAAGTACTTACCGAAAATATTAAGGACGAAGAACTTAAAGTCTTTTATAAAGAATTAATGATTTCAGAGGCTAATCACTATACGACCTTCATTGGTTTCGCAAGACAGTTAGGCGATATTGAAAAGGTCAACAAACGTTGGGAAGAATGGCTGGAATATGAAGCCAGTATTATCAAATCCT